TTGCTCTTGTCTATGCTGATCTCTATCGCATACATGTTTGCATGGGGAGTTTGTCACTAAGGGTCTTTTACTCGCTTTTGCTGCCACCAAAAGATTGATGTCTGCAAAGTGGAGGTTACCGAGTGGCCTCTTCCCAGTACTAGAGATGTAATGGTGATTTTCTGCAGGTAAATGTTAAATAACATTGGTGATAGAGGACATCCCTGACTCACACCTACTGTTATGGAAAAGAGCTTAGGAGTATTGAACTCTTAGAGTCATTCAGCACCTTGATGGTGGGGATAAGACCTTCCTCTGTAGTACATTCTATAGCCCCTTGTGCCACACTATATCAAAAGCATTTTTGAAGTCGATAAAGTTATGGTAAGAGGTCCTTGCCATGCTGCAGGTACTTTCCAACGAGAACTTGGCTGTTGAAGATTTCttcaacaaaagtaaaattgaCCCATGCTAAAAAATGTCCGAGCAGTGAGCTGTTTTATATTAACCATAGGTCTGCATAGATATTTAATAAGAACCTCCAAACTtaagaataatgaaaacaaagacttttaaaaaaatagaatttttaaaaaatcatgtttatgcaccattgtgagatttgttctctgaatgtgtattTCTAAGTggctatttttgtttaatgacaTAGTGACCGAAGTTGTTCAAATAACTCGTGGGTCTGTTGGTTATATTTGACATTCATAGCTATTCATGTCACTGGTGATCAATTCGTCTTTTGGGCCTGAATCAATGACACTTTCAGTGTTGGAGTGATGTATCCTTATTTTGGATAATATGGTCATAGTAAAGTCAATTTGAATAAGGTGAGTGGTAGATATGACTAGAGCAACATGGTTTGGATTGAAATGACTGGAGAACCAATGAATAGTCTCTTGAAatattctaaatttattttatattatttttccgGAAAGTCGTCCCATTTGGCAAACACGAGGCCAAAAGCAGTCTATTTTGAAAAGTACTTCATATTTTTCAGCAGGCaacttttgtttaaagaaaggtcATAAAGgagcacaaactgtcagtcaTAAGTCATGTTGAAGAGATAGTCGTAAGATACTACatttataaaagcaaaatacatttatgaacaagggatgtgtataggtggattgctgtgtgccaagaccaatgcttagcctcttgcaaagttctgcGCTGCTAGTCTCGCgagactaaacaaagaatgtgactaaaccgaagctttgtagtatcacgCTCAttttagtaaactggaaaaaattgtctgccagcagtccagtaatgcaagttcgtggtgaAACGTTTTGAGTTGTTTCTAAGAAGGGGTCATAATACTgaaggtcttaataaggaggttttactgtacaaGGAAAATATGTCGTAAGAGCTTGGTTCACTTAAATTTGTGTTTCAGATTACCATTATTGTGTTTAGAGAAAATGGTAATGCATAAATCTGGAATGTAAAACATTCTAATATATGTATAAGACAGCAGGATTAGCCAATGCACTTTGTGTAGATTTGTGTGAATGTTCATTGGACTGCATTGCCAGATTTCTACCCTATTTCATATTTCTGGGATTCATGTCTTTACATAGTCGGAAATCCATTTATTATATCAATTTCAAAAGATGTAATTGACATGAAATGTCTTAACACAAACTCCATATTACTCTTGATGCTTGTTGTGAGAGATGAAGTTCTGTAGCATGactgagaaaaatattatacattATCAGCCAGATTGTGTGTACGTTTGACCCTGTGATTGGTCGGGGAGAGAGCAGAATGCATAGGGGAGTGACATCATTAGATTGTTAAATAATCCATTGCACTTTTTTCCTCATGTCTTTTGAAGCAGATTAGCAatgttatgtgtatatattttttttttttttaaaaaaaggctcaACATTTACTGATTTACTATGATTGATTGCGATACACTTATGACTAGTTACGTTTAAATCTGAAATCCATGCCTTTAAAAGTGGTGTAGTTTAAATAGTATGTATGCTACATTTAGAATTCATTGACCATTGTGCTTTGCATTAAGAGCCTTTGttactgtttgttgttttacttaatttttttcttatgacaTTACCCCACCCCCCCCAATCACTTTCTGAGAAAGGAAGCAGAAACGTTTTATTATTCTCTGTAGAATCTGGGGCTTATAATCCCTGTAAGAGAATAAGAACAGAATGTTGTAGGCAAGTCAACTGGCAATGTTTCTTTTGGTTTATATTCATTCAGATAAGTGTGAAATACTATCTAGCACTCATTATAGATCTTTCACCTTCTGGGGGGAAAATATCAAGCGGCagtttacattttgtaaataataatgaaaataaattatttcaccagattatttgtctattttacactttttgaaactttgtatgttttctttagtAAATGATTTTAGGTGAAAATGTTTCGGAAGATTAGATTAGCAAAGGTCTGACACCATTTTCTCAGTATGTTAACTTTTCAACAGTAAGCTAAACAGGAAAATGTTATCACCAATTCATGTCAGTGCACTTCTAGTTCAAAACCAAGCTGTTAGAATCTGCCAAATAACTAAATATCAACTTTTAATCATGCTTTTTATCCATTAAAGCATAAactatgcacacacaaatgagTGCATCTATAAACAAGGAATAAAGTTCTTTATTCGTGAACTAAAAATCTGTATATATGACATCAAGAATTTTAGACCCTTGATACAACAACTTTCATGGCAAAAGTCACCAGTGAAGTCAGATTATGCAGTTTTGTACACATTTAACCATATGTAATGACTGTAAAAACAGATGTGGCACAACAACTACATGGCTACCATCtattttttaagtatattttaGCTGATGACTAAAATACCAGATGTTAATATGAAGACTTGGTTGCTTGGATTAAGTAACTTAAGATGCCTACAGCGCAACCCAACAGTAAGATAAAGTAAAATGTGACTTCTTGTAACCAATTTTTCAGCTcctaatttaaaatattttgacagaGGATTACAGTGAACATTCAGGAACTACCaagcatgcagaaaataaacaattgttCAGATGAGATATACAATCAAATCAAGTCTGAACCAGGTTTATGTTAGGTATTGTTGAAATTACCATAACAATGCCCTTCTCATTTCTGGATGTCACTGATGTCAAACTATTGGTCAAAACCATGCTGGACAAAATGTAACATTAGACACAATTTTTAATCAGGTAGCTGTGCACTAAATGTGACTGTTTGAATGGCATGTCTGTCAGCAGTTAAAGCCTGTCTACAAACCTATGTTGTTAGCACACGACAGGAGTACATTATGCTGGACACAAGAACACGTCCTGTGAGGCAGGTAGTGAAGGCAGAAAACAGCTATAGCAACTGAAACATTGTGAGATACCTCACTTAGGAAATACAACTAGCACAGATaaatcaagattttaaaaacatgaacaGTAAATCTGaacatcattaaataaatacaaacataaatgaataaagttaAAAGGTAAAGATTACACAGCCTACTGGTCATATGGGCAATGAACTGTAAGTGGGTCTCTGTGTCCAAGGCAAGGCATGTAAGTCTGTAGATGTTAACTGGTATTTTATGCTCCTAAGTTTAATGCTAGAGCACATCGATCACAAAGATTggataataaaattattcctTTAGGTTTCTCCccctagaaataaaaacacgCATAAAGCAAAATCCAAAAGTGCCATGTCTGCAAAGCTccagcaaaaacattttaaaaaatgttaaaagctgCACTAAATGGATAATGCAGCAAATCTCCAACacacaagaatttttttttttggagtgacCGCAAGTCAAACTATTACTAAAGAATAACAAGATAAAATAACCTACTTGCATGCACTCCACCTTACATAATGTccaagacattaaaataaaactgccatTCTGAGCATACAAAAAAGGACAGCAATTCTGCTATAGATTATGCAAGAACTACACTGCAATTTTCTTAAGACCTTAGGCTTCGATGAGCTACAACACCTTTAAAAAAGACCACCAGTATATAACAATATTAAGTTATTTAGACGCTACATTGAAATTTAAATCTTGGTGTGGAACATTATCAACTTTACTCAGTCCTGCAATGAAGAATGTTAACATTTACTGACCAGATAAATCCATCAAATTTTTGTTCATGCAACAAATCTTAATGAGaagggtattttttaaaatgggcGTCCATCTCTGGAAGAATGCGCAATAATATGCACGAATGTGTAAATACATCAAACACTCTTAATATCTCTTAAGATCAAAGTCTCTAATTCCTTAACTTGTGTATGGGTTACGTTcttgattggttggttgtgttttacgccatggGTTACGTTCTTGAACTGTACTGCCTAAATAACAGTTTATGTTTTGGACATGTAACACAAAGTTGAATAAATTACAGCTCTACAATATCcagttgtttacaaaaatttttgcatttgagATTTTATAGCTTATACATATGAGGTCATAAGTTGCATTTCATGACATAAGTAGCAAAACTTAGTACAAAGTATAGGAAGTATATTCACAGAATGGAATAAAGAAGCTAACAAAAgtagcaaataaacaaaagctaGGTCTTATTGCCATCAAATTAATACTCCCAATTGATATAAGGACAGAAGCCagtataaaacacacacaaacagccatACGAAAAATCTTATCCTTCAAGCTGTTAAAGAACAGACCAAGAAAAACTTAAGAAATCAGCAATATCATAAAAAtctataaaagaaaagaaataatgaaagccacctgattatttttaaatacaacaacaaagaacattaacaggtaagattaaaaaaaatcataaaatgttaaaatgtgctAATAAGAAATGCAGCAAGcacaaaactaataaaaagcgcaaaacaaaatttttaagcAAGTGAAACAAGAGTTCCTTCGAGCAGTACACAAAGTAGTATGAATTCAAGAACATGGATGTACACCATTATGCAGCTTTTTTTCCAAGCTCACGTGGCTTTGAACCATGCACAAGTCAAGGAAATATTGTCTATGCTGAAGCAAAATtactgttactttttttttttttgcaaatgtaGTCTGGAAAATACTTAAGTTTCACTTTTGACGTATAAAACTCTTCTCTCTATTTCAACAGCGTCATTTTTCACAGAAGATGAAAGGCAAAAATCACTATTGTGTTTAAATATGCTCGTATTGCACAGATCTGTAAAGTGAAATGAAACCAAAGTGTTTATCCCTGAAGCTCAGATGAGCAGATGCAAATTAGTCTTCTTCCACCTTGTCAATTTTTCGCTGACGTAGGCTTGTGTTGGCTTCTTCTGCTACAGGCTCCTCCAAAATGACTTTCTCTATTACTGCGCCATTCTTACCCAGCTCTGCAAGTTCCTCCTCTAACGGAGATGGTGGTTCAGTGTCAATGCTGCATGTGCTGGTGTCTACCTCTTGACTCTTGACAAACTCGTAACTCTCTGTCTCAGGACTTAAGTCACCAAAGGTTTTATTCTGTACAAACACcaacacaagaaacacaaatgtaaactcgattcttttcaaattataaaaaatataatgacttaagaacatacattcacacacctCCATGTACACTGAAAGTAAGTATACATCTAAGTGTATGCAAACATATGCAAATCCCTTCCTTACCaagctttgttcatttttcaaATCATTCTCTTGCTCATCTACCAGTGATCCTAAAGTCTCCACAGCAGAAGAGCCCTCGCTGGATTCTCTGACAGTGCCATTATCATTGATAATATTGGAGTCTTCTTCATTCAGCACTGCAGAGTTCATACGGGACTGCATCAGCTGCATTGCTTGAAGGATGCGAGTCATTTGTGCTTCGGTCTCCTCAAGGCGTTTCTGAAGAGCTTGCATCTCACCCTCCGCTGATAAAGTGAGAGTTTTAAATAAGTTTGgtagaaaataatattatataattttaactttttttgaTGTTAACTCACCATAAGGAtgttttttgttaatatttgacCCACCTAAAGCCTTTCATTCTcctcaatatattttttaatagtgCTTTAATGTAGCTCTGTGAAAGAAATGAACTGGTGAAACAATATGAGTCATTTAAGTCAATCTAACATTACAAAAATTTGGTGTGATCTACGATCAATTATTCATACACACAATAACTGTCTGCAAGCAAAAAGAAGATATGAATTACACTACTTTGCACAAGTCACTTTTCACCTATTTATGCATctgctcttatttttttctgcactaCAATCACTCACAAACATTTCGGTCATCCATCTTTAACAGCAAGTCCTCCAGCTCCTTTTCTTGTCGTTTCCGCTGCAGAAACTGCTGCACTTCTCCTGGATCTCCCTTCATGTCTTGGGGAAAACCAAGTCGATCTGACGTCCATTCTGCACTTTCATTCTCCGGGTAACGCGACTTGCTGGATGATTCTTCATACTTTCCACGTTTGTTGAAAACCTGATGCAGGCACatgatatgtttatttttaaaagacaaaaaaatattaaagcagTTGAACAAATCTGTCAGAAATATGTTCTGCAGCAGGATATGATTAAGGTTTTTGTATTAAGCTGATTTGTGAATGTAACATTTTAGTGCTTAAAACACCATGGTATATAACAATTCATGGATACAATACAGTGCCTTTAGCTTTACTCAAAAAATCCATGCGCTTATCTCTTTAAGGAGCAATAAGATTTGTGTTATCTAATTTCTGgcctaaatatatatatatgtcaagcCTTTTATCTACTTATTTAATCAAGTGTGACCACAGGAGTGTAGCCTAACTTCCTGGAACCTGATCAATTTGTCACAAATGGTTAAATTTAACAGCTGACAAAATTTTCACTTGGTCAATCCTcagcaatgaaaaatgtgttactaaaatatactttaaataaattttcaatcTCACCTTAAAAAGTGTATAAACAAGGTAAACACATATGCCAACAGCATACATTGGTAAAACAATACCCATCATTCCTCGACCTGTCCCCTGTGACTGTTGTTTTTGCATCTCAGCTGCAGCACGTAGGCCAGGATGGGGTCCAGGCTGagcaaaaatatacacaagcacATTAAATACACCCATTATCACAACATCAAAAATTAGGTGAAAGTTTGATAAGAACTCTGATTTACATTGCATCTACAGTCCATTCTACACATTATAAAAATCCTAGCACAAATGGCCAAAATGTATCGactcacaaaataaacagaaggcAATTATAACTGATGGCCTCTTTCTAGTCAAAAATCTTTGACTTTAGTTGATTAATCATAATCATTAATaaacatgtatgtatacatgtatttaatatatacacatgGAGCATAAAAAGAAGCTAAGAAGAAGTGAAGATAATGCATCAGTGAGAGCAGTCTTTTATATAAgtttgaatgaaaataattcCTTCTGTCCTCTACAAGAAGATAACCCAAACAATAAGATTACCCGCATATGCTGGCGAATATCTTTGGAATCATGAGGAGCAGGCGGAGGAAGTTTATCTCTTGGAGGAACGCCATTTTTCCGAAGATATGGAGGAACACCTGAAAGTACagataattatttattctatGATTGGAATATAAGAAATCCATTCATATTTCATGTTAAATCTACACAAGATCAAAAGATACCTATTTTTCAACATGTGTTTTGTGAGGCAAATACatgaaacaatatttcacaTTTGCTTACTAACCTGGCTCACTAACCCCCAAAGAAATTCTTCAACAATTAAGTAATAAGCCAAAAGGCTACAATACCTGGTGCTCGTTATATtaacagatatattttttatttggtaaGGGCCTTAATCTGTCTGTTTATTGAAGACGGTaggtttattttggtttttcttcAGAATAAAAGAACCCCTGTTATTGACTGTGCAAATATCGGGATTATGTCCTTCAGATACTGGAAGAATGAGTACGGGcaagtttcattttatataaGCCCCTCGACGAACTTCCATGAACGTGAATGCAAAATAAACGGTGATCGGTGTGAACCAGCGGTCGACTTTTTCGATTCATCGGGTTAAAGAATGATTGGAAAAGACTCGTAATTGTGCCAGCAGACTAATACCTGTGGTGCTACAAGTAGAATGCATGctgatatttatttacctgGCTCCTCCTTTGGTTCACTGTGTGCACCAAATGTGCGCATTAGCATCGGGTGCAAGAATCTTGGATACAGGATGGCAAAACATCCTACAATAATAGCAAAAACACCTATCGCTTTGAGAGTTGACATCTTCGGGATACACCCGTCATGAATGAGCCTGACGACAAATCAACCAAAATACACCGGAACAGTAAGTTTGTTGTGCTTACATTGGTCGAGAGCTCACTTGACAAATAAAGTATAATGctatgtattttaaattatttttatatcagaaTATGTTAGTGAGATGATTAAACTTTATAATACTATAAATTCGCGAGCTGCTTTTTTCATAAAGAAGGCGCGAGATTAAAAGCCATCATGGCGCTCTCCGTGAAAGATTTGGCATCTTTGCTAGTGTAATTATAcgatattattttaatatttagttaATTTCTACTTTTGTGATACTTGGATGAGCTTATCACATAATAAATTCTTACAATTAGTGATAATATAATCTTCTTAATGTCTAATGCATTTCTTGTGGAAGGTTGATTCGTGACATCCGATTTACCTTAATAACAGTTTACCTTAGAGGAACATTTCTTCGGTAGGAGGGACGGAGTTGGAGGGAGGCGATCTTGCAATTATCTAGGGACAGTTCTGCAGTTATCCCACAATTGCGGACATCCAGAATTAAACTCTAGTGATTTTAAgctaatttttataattttattgtgcTTAATGATAGTATCAGCTGgacagaaaattttaaaagccaACAGCAGGAATAGTCATAGCAGGTCATTAAACTCTTTAATATTTCTACATTCTAAGTGTGTTTCCAAATTAGTCCCATCATCAACACTTTGCATGATGCATATATATTAATGggaatttagagaaaaaaaaacaatcacgAAGGTGAAGCTCCAAGTTAAACAATGCCATTTATGGATTGTGTTTTCTATACTTCACAGCAAGAAATCCAATAGATATTGACAAGTTTTTGTTATCGTATTTTACCTTTGAGGAACCACATAAATAGTCATGCCTGCTATTGCACTAACACTGTTAGGAAGAGCTGTCACATTACTGAAAAGCAGACTGCTGATGACTATTTTACATGGTTGatggttacaaaaaaatattttgtacgcATCATCATATTTCACAAGCTGCAGCATTTATTCTTTAAGCATCTAATTGAATTGTAATTAACCCGCACTTTAACTGTGTTTGTCATGttgtagctttctttttttaattttttaatctaTTGATTGTAGGGTACTGTCAGAGGATGCAACACAAACTCAAAATTTTGAAACCCTTGCCACAAGTCTTCATCACTACtttgagaaaaaagattttttcaaagtGGGATCAGCAATTGTAAGGCACAATAGTCACTTAtgcttgaaatttaaaattatgcctttgtttttttagtgAATTCTTCGTGCATTCTAATTTCTGTTAGTGTCATATGTACTTTTTTACTTCATTATtgtgaataaaaaagtaagGGATTCcatatgtgcttgtgtgtgtgtgtgtgcgctttaGTGAGAGTGCATTTATTGCTATGCAATTTTACACATCTCTGTTTAAGTTGCGTGTCAAGCAGATAACTGTGCTGTAAGTGAATCTATCTGCCCAGGTGCTGTTATTGCAAAATCAAGACTTGCTCCCCCATCCGACTCAGAAGCTTGCTGCCATCTTTTTGCTGTATGAGATGTATCGTACAGAGCCTGTGTCTGTCAATCCATTTGCATCTGTTTTTGTTCATCTTTTGGTAAGTTTTATAATTAGACTTACCTGGACAATCATGTCCTTAACACTCTTCATcgtttgtacatatttataatacagatgtaaaacatctttattaatccttttcagaaaGGTGAATCCTTTTAGTTAATGCCTTAAAGTAGTACTAGTTAGGGATAAGACATGGACAGAAGTGTGCACGAAGACTGGTATTATGAGAATGTCTATGTCAGAATGTTGCCTGCAGGCTACACATTTGAACACATAAGTACAAATTTTGTGAAGGAAAATGTGCACGAACCACATCATCTCTGAATCAAGGGAGAATAGAAGTGAAAGCATATTTGTACCATGTTTCAGGTCACATTATTTACTAAAAGTTTGTATATCATATCTCATGTACAGGATCTTGCAATGAAAATGCATAAAgggagaatgagaaaaaaacattttttatgcagAACCCACCAACACTGGCTGCAGAGAAGGGTGACAAAGGACAAGTAGAGCTGCACTGGGCAATCCCACCCATATCACCTGCAGAGAAGTATTTCCTTTCACAGCTCATCTCCAGTCCCAGCAAAGAGGTAGCTGGTTAGAGACTAGTCACCTTCTTCTTTTAGACCACCTCCTGTTTTTATGAAACACCCAAACCATCATCCAGTCTGTTACAATTTTTGTCTTCACGTGTAAGGTATAAAATTAAATCCAAAATTAAAgattattgattttaaaatgaaatagatATATTTGATTCTTTTAtctcttatttgttttctttcttttgtcttacgGCAGTTGAAAAATACAACTGGTCTTCAAATATTTAAGAGCATCATATAtgctaacattttctttttttctatattttgaaTTCTAACTTAAATTGATTTTTCAtctttcagctttttaaaaaaacatgtacCCAGGTCTTGCAGATGGAAGTTAG
This is a stretch of genomic DNA from Pomacea canaliculata isolate SZHN2017 linkage group LG3, ASM307304v1, whole genome shotgun sequence. It encodes these proteins:
- the LOC112560303 gene encoding resistance to inhibitors of cholinesterase protein 3-like, which gives rise to MSTLKAIGVFAIIVGCFAILYPRFLHPMLMRTFGAHSEPKEEPGVPPYLRKNGVPPRDKLPPPAPHDSKDIRQHMRPGPHPGLRAAAEMQKQQSQGTGRGMMGIVLPMYAVGICVYLVYTLFKVFNKRGKYEESSSKSRYPENESAEWTSDRLGFPQDMKGDPGEVQQFLQRKRQEKELEDLLLKMDDRNVSEGEMQALQKRLEETEAQMTRILQAMQLMQSRMNSAVLNEEDSNIINDNGTVRESSEGSSAVETLGSLVDEQENDLKNEQSLNKTFGDLSPETESYEFVKSQEVDTSTCSIDTEPPSPLEEELAELGKNGAVIEKVILEEPVAEEANTSLRQRKIDKVEED